The window ATAGAATAGTACTACACCACTTCAGTTTTCTGTCAAAATAAAGTTTAGATTGTTTCATCTAGAAAagaatattctcatttttttcccacgTTAGTTCCAATTTCcgctttccctctcctttcttcctcctcctcctcctctcttttgcTCCCTCCCACCTTGTCTCCTGATTGATTGTTAACCATGATTCCAAAGTGTTAGAGTTCCCAAAGGTCTTACCATttgtggtaattttttttctttactcgaTAGGCATTGCTCTCTTTTTAAGCCATCTGAAGAGTTTATAAGGGGGTTTGACTTAGGTGACGGTGGCAGCTGAGAAGCCCTAATACAGATCCTTTGCGGGCGGGAGAGCCTGGGATGCCGAGTGACACAGTCCAAGTCCAGCGGCCTTGGTGTCAGACAAAACAAGATTGTGAGTCAGTTTGAGACTAAAAAGTAATTTCTAGCACGGGGGTAACTGGAGTTCAGAGGTCACCAACTGACGTCCGAGACAGGAATTGAGTGATTCCCAGCATGTGAGCATGCACGTATTCTTTTTCTCTACAAAAGCCCCAAGTCACTTTCCCATTTAGTCTGTGCAGACCCCAAGGTCTTTCCATCCAATACACTCAGACCCACATGCTAATTTTGTTTGCAAACACCCTCTCAGACACACCAAAAACAAGATTTCTCCAGATACTAACTTCATTAAGTCAAGTCAGTACCATAGAAGTAATCACAACTCTACCCACTGTCAACTTATTCCCAATGTGCATCTCCATATACTGCACTTAATTCTACATAAAGACAACACAAAGTAATAATTGGCCTAGCAAAATGCAGCTATTCTGTATATAGCCAAAAATATGCAATCCCTTACCCTAAAGAGGAAGTGAAATTCTTGGGTGGCGtttctttttaaatcatcctCATTGCTTCTGAAAAGGATTGTTTGGTTAGATTTGAGTGAATAATACCACATGACCTGTAATGGAACCTTTGGAGAAGCACTTTCTCTTGTAATTGCATAAAAGGCAGTTGGATTATCCTTTGAGATTTGGGGAGATGTGTCTTCATAATACAGAGTCAGCTACCAGCCACAGTGGCAACATTTGGGCCAGATAGTTGGGGGAGACTCCTGGATACTGTAGGATGCTTCATAGgatcctgccccccccccccccagaagcCAAGAGTATCTCCACTCCAGTTGTTGCAATGAAAAATGTCCTCAGACATTGTCAAATATCCGCTGGGGCACAAAAGTTGCCCCTCGTTAAAACCTGCTGTCATAGTGTTATAATTCGCATGCTTTGCCGCACGACAAACATTAAGACATACATgcaactttctattttttaaagatttgtttatttttattggaaagtgagatatacagaaaagaggagagacaggaaggaagatcttttgtccgatgattctcGCAAGTGGaggcaatgaccagtgctgcgccgatctgaagccaggaaccaggaacctcctccaggtcttccacacaggtgcagggtcccaaagctttgggtcattctccactgctttcccaggccacaggcaagcagctggaagggaagcagggccactgggacacaaatccgcccccatatgggatcctggcctgtgcaaggtaaggactttagccataaggCTACTGCACTAACTTTCTAATTTTTCAGTCATCTTCCCCTTAATTCTTCTAAAACAGTGTCAGAGCTTTCATTCTGTTTCAGTGATTTGTCTGTTTTAAAGAAGTAGCAGGTATTGGGTGCGGcgcggtagcctaacagctgaatgcccttgccttgcaggctccgggatctgatatgggtgctggttcatatcccggcagctccacttcccatccagctccctgtctgtggcctgggaaagcagtcgaggacggcccaatgcattgggaccctgcacccatgtgggagacccggaaaagctcctggcccctggcttaggattggcacagctccagctgttgcggccacttggggagtgaactagcaaatggaagatctttctttctgtctttcctcttctctgtatgtttgcctttccaataaaaataaatcttaaaaaaagaatgctttttacaaaaaagaaagaactagCAAGTATCAAGGTGAATGTAGCCCCTGGTTCCTTATGTGCCTTCATTGGCTCTGCTGAGAgtttgtaggattttttttatctCCCCTAGCTGCTGCAGAGGGCCTCTCCCGAGTGTGAAGAGACTAGGGATCCCTTAGACCCTCTGTCTCCTCGACCCACTCTTAcacactttttttaaacatttgttttatttttatcagaaagacaaatttacagagagaaagatcttccatacgttggttcactccccaggtggctgcagcggctggaggtgagccagtccgaagccaggtcttctcttccaggtctctcactcggatgcagggtcccaagaccttgggccatcccctgctgccttcccaggccacaagcagggagctggatgtgaaatggagcagcagggagagaaccagtgcccatgtggaatcctagcgcatgcaaagcgagaactagccactaggctattgcaccaggccctgtagtACACTTTCCATAACTGAAGTTGAAGTGAAGCAGCTCTTGAGGCTCCAGCATGCTGCCCACACACTGATTTTCCATTCTGAGTGGATCTGTACCCAGAACCTTTGGGTGCTCAATTCTTAGTTCTCAGAACTGTGCAAACCCCAGTTGCACATACATGCAGCTAGAAGAGGCCTTTCACCCTTCCCTAAAGGGCTTCCTTTAAATGATTCTCCTCGTAACCCTTGTGAGCATGCCTGACTGCTCCTCAGGCCCCTCCTGGTCTCGCTTCTCGTTTCCCCCAAATAGGCCCTCACTTTATTCAGTGCATGCTCATCATGTAACGCTGGTTGCCATGGCATTGTGGATTTCTCAAAGTATCCCTTCCTCTATTGCTCTGGGTCACTGATGTTTCTTCTACATCTGATACCATCAACTCCCCGAAGTCCCTGATGATGCACAGAGCAAGTTGAATTCTTGTTAAACCAATGACTTGCATCTATTACTCGCTAGTTCAAGGAACACACTGGTGAGTCACCGGCACAGCTTTTTAAGGTTGTTGGATGTACATGCGATGTGAGTGTGAGATTTTTATAGTCATGCTTGGAAAAAATTTCAGGagttacaaaacaaaatcatcacaAACATCACAAACTTTACATTTCTGACTACTGTGATTCCCTTGTCCCTAACTATGCCTCCTTCAAAAAATCAACTCcttgatctctgtgtgtgtgtgtgtgtgtgtgtgtgtgagagagagagagagagagagagagagagagagaagtgaatcCTCTCACTGTTCTGTTTTCTGAGCCAAGAGTAGCATATCTGATATAGCCAGAGATATTTTTTCCGCAGTAGTGTAAAACATCACTGGCTATATGTCTTCCCAGTGGTGTCAATTCAATTGGAAGGCCTGTTGCATTGGGCTGCACCATTGAAATGCTTGGCAAATTGCCAGTGTCTCCTCTGTACTTCCTTCTGTGGTTTGCTAGCAAGGTTTCTCTCAGCTAGTCCTCCCACACTCACCAGTAATATCTCCCACCCCAGCAACCGCAGGTCAGGGAGAGGCTCAGTGTATTCCCCGAATCAGATGAACCATCTGCCTCCTCTGTCCGAGCAGTAGACGCTGACCTCTAGCTTGAGTAGTTTATCCTGAATTTTGCTTGTCAAGTCTTAATCATTGGTTTGTGTTCTTGATCAGTGGCTTGAAAGTTGCCTTAATGGCTGTGTGTATATAGATAGAATAAAGAAGAACATAAATATTTTGCCTCTTTTTCTACAGTTAGGATACAATCTTGTTAGCTGATATGTCAgaatttgagtttttatttttaatttcaaaattgtttttaactATAACTCATACATGAAAAACACCCTGAAATCCCAACATTTAGCATTGGGGTAAATTTAACAAGTGGTATTTTCTGTGAAATACTATGACATTAACTAGCTTGTTCTTCCATTACACAAGAGAAGTTACTCACAATTAGCTGTTTAAGAAGGTCCCTGGAATGTATAAATGAACACGATGATAATGAGTCAGTACTGGGCAATGGGAGTTTTCtatcagaaaaaataaagagaaattgcATACCTCTTTGCTTTCCCCCTTTGACATTTAGGAAATGCTGCTTTGCTAGTacctttttctattttgttttaagtaGGAGATAGAACTCTAAGGtgaatttttttcaataataagTTTTAGAAGTTTTCCATGTAATTCTTTAACTCTTATGTGTGATGAGATTTAATAGAGTATAGCTTCAATTAATTGAAAATTCTTAGTGTCTTTTAAGACTGATGAGTTTTGCTTTTACAGCTTGGATAAAAATTAAACTAGTTTTATAACTGTGGCGAAATCTGAGCATTTCAGGTGAACCTTGAGTTATTTGTGAGTCACACATCTAAGAAGTCACAAGGTTGGACACTTGGGTTTATAGCCAGGCAAGTCACTTGGAGTTCCCAGTTGTCCAGTGTCTCTGAAAATTAATGAGCCACAAATCCAGCCACTACTACAAAAGAATATACGTTGTAAGTTCTTCGAGCCAGAATGTGCTCAGATCTTTCTCAACATTTTCATATCTGAGTGAACCATGGAAGTAAAAATGGTTTCTTTCTCCCTATTGATTTTTAGTGAAAATTTCCCAAATGTGCCAGAATAACCCCTAGTGATTTAGCTCTTGAGAAAGCTGTTCAGAGAATTGCTTCTACAGTTCTAATTCTAGAACAAAACATGCTTTGAGATTATTAAAGTCTTGAAAGTACCGGTTGAACGCTCTGAAATTGGAAATGTTTTGAGCATTGACATGATGTTCAAAGAGTTACATATTTTGaagcattttcagttttctgattaGGTCACTGGGGAAAAATCTTTGCAGCTATCCCCAAACCCAGAATACTCTGTAAACTGAAATACTTCTGATCCCAGGTATTTTGGATAAGATTATTCAGCGTGTAGTATGCAAActtaatttgttgttgttgagggtAAAAGGAATtaattttctgcaaaaaaaaaaaaagttgagcgtTCAAGCAGGGTTCACTTAATGGTTGATTTTATTCAGCTGTTCTTGTTTATTTCCAGTCTGAGGTGAGAATGCAGGTATCACACAGAGTTGGTATAGCTCCAGAGTCTCTGGGGTGATAGAGCACACAtttattgtttacattttttattataatatgTATAATACAGAATATATTCACCTTCAGTTGTCTTACTGACAAGATAACATAGaagaaagaaacataaagaaaagtcttactctttaaatatttacttaagaATTGGGGAACATTTGGGCAACATTGCTAACTAAAATTGGCATCCTTTAGGGTTGTGAGGGTTACAGTAATAGAGCATGTAAGCGGAGTGCCTGGCACAAGTGTTCACTAAGTGATAGCTCCTCAAAGTAGTAGCATCATCTGATTTAAGAATGGTACCTATGAGTGAAGCAGAATTTTCTGTTCTACAAGTGAAGAAGTCCGCACTTAAAAAGGGGAAACAATTTGCCTACAGGTAAGAGGCGGAGCCAGGACTGATCCCCAGGAGTCTGAGTTCAAAGACCAGCATCTTAACTACAGTACTGTTACATTGCTTTATCATTTGTTCATTCACGGCACAAAAATTAACATATCTACATGCCAAGTACCATTAGCCATTAATAACAGCATTATTAACATTGAATACAgaggaaaatatacaaaatatgatAAAGATGGGCATACAATGACATTAACTTTTAATTTTGACAATGGCtaatctaaatattttaaaaatatgtatgttacATCTGCTTAATAGATATTAGAGTCAATGACTATTACTTCTCCCAGTAGCATGAACCAGataatatcaaataaataagGCTTATAAAAGCTTGGATTTTTACATTGAATTTACTATTTGTGCATTTAGAATAGGACTTAAGTCAGGACAAGTTGTGTACAAAGGTTTGTAAAGTTCACAAGAAAGCAAACACTAGCCGTGGACAGACCCATGTATTTTAACTactgggaagcagagaagtcCTAAACCATTTGCTTCTCTATCCTGCAGTTGTGACATACTGTGCACTGTCAGAAGCATCCACAGTTGAGGAAATGGTCTGTTGGCTGCACATGCAGTTGCCTCCTTTCCATAAGCTTGATCTTAGTCTCtgccatctctacttccaagtatAAGAGAAACTGTAAAGTGGGCTTTTTACAAACCAAAAACATTTTCTTGGTGTTTGTTGTCAGCCAAGCTACAACCTGCTTGTTGATCCTACAGTTATAGTCTCCCCAATAGAGTCACATGAACACCTTTGTAACGTGTGGTGTTTTCCATTTAGAAGTTAGCTATATGACTGTGTAGGTGGTGAGTTCGATTTTGTAAAGAGATCATATAGTGTCTTCTTGAATGTTTTATCTAGTAAGAGAAATATAAAGGGATCTGTGCTACTTCTGGCGGAAGCAAGACAAGTGAGaatgttttttgtttctattaaGTAATTCAGTTGCTGACAGCCCTCCCTTTTGTGTATCACATAAAAAATGGGTTTAAAAATGGTATATGGAAGGAAGCAAACTATTAGTAGAATCTGGATGACCAAAAGATGTCTTTTCACAGAACTGTAAGTCACATCTTTCTCCGTTATGGATGTACAAGTCCTAATTTTTCTCAGATGGCTGACAAAAGAGTAGTATGATGTTACCACtactaaaaatgaaaatgcaataaaTGTGCTTCCAATAAGGCCTGCAGTCTGAGAGGTCATGGCTCCTACTTCCATCCGCTGATTATAGCACAGTGTTTCTTCTCCTTCCGTTGCCTCTACGACTGAGTAGTATATAGTAACTGGAATAATTATGCCCAGTACAAGTGCCCATATGTAAACACATAGTTTTCTAGCAAAGGTGGGCTGGCGAAATTTTTTCAGTAAATGGccataaaatattttctcatagCACGAAGTGGTCTCCTGCATGGAATCCTTTTTCATTAAGGTAGCATAGCGACTTATAGCAATCCAACTTAAAATTAAGAGGCTGACAAACATACTTACATGCATAGACAAAGTTCCCAGAAAATTGACCACTCTGCATTGTGCAGATTGATATTCCCATTGGAAACCTTTCAGGAAATAGATACCCATGAATGGCATGGCACTGCACACAAGTAAGTTTGCAGTCACAAGATGTGCCAGGTAGATATGTGTTGAGGTTTTCTTACCTATTTTTGTTAAAAACACCCAttgagagagtgagtttccagAGAGACCAACAATACAAAGGAAGGTGTAAATGATTGGTAAAGCCACAGAGGAGATCGTGGATGGTTGAATACATGTTGAATTGTGACTCATTTATGTCAGATCTTCTTGAATTATGTCACGGGAGCTAGAACAAGATTGCAGACGTTTACTAAAATTATGATTGGCacttaaagtgaaaaaaatagaCCAGAAACATCAGATGAGGGAAGAATTCATTGAAAAAAATGCGTTGGGTGAAAAGGGAAAGTTACAGATGTCTTCTTACCTTTGCTGGTCACGATTGATTGAAGTAAAAGGAAATGGTTGCTTATTGACACTGATAATGCATttgtctaaaaaataaaatttggtgcAAATAGTTAAGTACTTGAAATTTATCATTTTATCTTAGAGGAATTTATAGTTCTTAGCTTGTATAACAATGTGTAAATGATgatgattttttcctaaaaaaaaaaaaagccttatttgCATAGACCTAAAAATAAACCCAgggaaaatattacaaaaatattctGTAGCCGCAATAATAGAGAGAACTCTAGTTTTTAATAAACACATTAATTAAACATAAGTACTTTTAGGATGATGTCACTTCATGACAAGGTGGGAACACCTCTCAATAATCTAATATTAAAAAGGGTCTCTCTCCATATTTCAGAATATTCCATTCCACGTGAATGAAAACTCAAGCAGGGTCCtgaattgaacataaagaaagtACAGCAACCGAAGATAGACCCAGAGTCATTGCCAAAGTGCATCAGTTATTTCTGTTTTAGAATATTTAATTCTAAGCCATCGTATTTTGATTGAAAGGTaactttaaaatgcatatcaaagCTAGTCACTGTACTTGTTGGTTAGGGCGCCCTCTTGTGTCCTCATGTGCAACTTCGCATCTAGATTTTTTTTAGCAGATAAGATCTTTTAATCTCAACCTAATTGTAGATGTGGTTTTTACCatttaaatcatatttttaaatctttattcctTCAAAGAATGCACATGAAGTGAAGAGGTACATGTAAACTCCttttgattctgattttcctcctTATTTCAACTgagaataacaaagaaaaataaggagattctgtataaataataatcataagCTCTTTTCAGAATGTTCTGCATTTCTCTGAATTCCTTCACCATAGCCTGTGGGCACTACATCTCCAcctttttcatcttttctgtttaaatCATCTTCTCTCTTTTGATAAACTTGTTACCATATACCACCTCCTGAGATTCACATATGCTCACAGCTGTTACAATCTCCACCCCTCTTTAGaatcaaagttttatttattttctgcatCTTGGATTATGGGAATAGGGATTTTCCCCCAAAAAATATAGTATATTACAAttttgaaatagtttttaaaCAGAATAATTCATGTCCAAAGATCTGAAATCTTGAAGGCTGCACAGGGTCTTGACTTCAGATACTGAGGCCCTTGGCTCATACCTGATCAGTGTCTGTTAGTTTAGTTTATGTCTCAGTTTTCACTTAGACAGTGGTCTACGTTTCACAGTGAGCTTGCCTCAGAATCCAGTGTGCCCTGATGAGCTAGAATCCTGGTGCAGCTACTCTGGACCCAATCATAAATATGCAGGGCTTGATCTGTAACTTTACtgatttaaaaattcatcaagGAGAAAGTGAAGGGAGCCAATGTATTTCTTAGGAAACAGTTATCATATGTTAAATTTGATTTTACATAGTGAATGTTACATTTTGATCTTTGATGTAATAAATGCAACTTCCTTTGTAATTATATTAAAAGAAAGTCTTGATATTAGAACCACAAGATAATTTGTTTCTCAACCTTAGAAAATAATACTGTActtacaaaatcaaataaaaagtacATGTTACAGATGCAGAATTGCTTTCCAGAAAATGGCTCCAAGTCCACATTCCCTTCAGTAAAAGTCTGCCTCAAATCATCTCTGCACACATTATATCTCTACTGATTGGACAAAAGGGCGGTGTTCTACCACTTTAACAGTTACTAATGATTGCCTACATAATCGATATACTCAGTATTTTTTCTTGgtcagttttcaaaaaaaatctaaattttaatcCTATTAAGAATTTTCACAGTTAATGTTTAAGCTGAAAATGAAGAGATAACCAGTCTTACCTGAATGTGTAGTTTATGCCAGCTAAGGTGATATTGTTCAAAGTGGTGATGCCAAATTTCAGATAATTTTCTGGTCTTCTTCACTCTTCAATATCACTAATCAGTGTAAATAGATTCTTGTATGACAGCAACTATAGTcagtaaaaaaaaggaaattaaacagGGTGTTGAGGAAATTCAATAGTTATGGTAAATGTAGCAACGACCTCTGCAAAAAGCCCtcatttctctatttctgtagAGGGAGGAAGTTAGTGGACAATATACATACTGTACTTCCTTATGATTATTTCATGAACTAGTTACATCTCAGCTCTATTTTTAGCATGATTGGCTGAAGTTACATTGAAAGGTTTAACTCCTCACAGCTAATGATAGAGCTACAACTCTCCTGTTGGCGCAAACAGTAAAACCACTGGTGaatgaggcttgtttgtgatctATCTTCATCGAGAAGAGAGGGAAACGACATTCAAAAGTTTCCTCACTCAGCAGCTTTCCTATTGAACAGCGTAGAGCTGGAATGGAATGTTATAACCACTTATGGGTTGAGACcccttattttattgttatttttaaaggtgtatttctttttatttgaccCCTCATTTGAAAGTTGAAGAAGCTCAGGCCCACAGAGGCTCACTGGAAGCACAGACTGAGCTGACCTGACCTTTACCTCTCGTTTGCCTCTACATGTTCACACATTGTTTGGAGCACTTTCTAACGGATGTAGGGAATCCTGAGAAGTGCCTAATAAGCCTCTGACTAAATGAATAGTTACACTGACATAAAGAATTAAAGAGCCCATTTTATGTATGGGATTGTCTGATCTGTCTGGGAAGGACAGAGGAACCAGACATACATGAAGTGCTACGCTTCCTTGCATAGCTAAAACAGTGGGAGCCCGAAACATTAATAAAAATCTAATTTAATCAAGCCTGATCACTTTAACCAGAAAATCATTATCTAAAATTAATCAAAACGTTTTGCCGTTTCATAATCCCCAGTGTGTACC is drawn from Ochotona princeps isolate mOchPri1 chromosome X, mOchPri1.hap1, whole genome shotgun sequence and contains these coding sequences:
- the GPR82 gene encoding probable G-protein coupled receptor 82, which translates into the protein MSHNSTCIQPSTISSVALPIIYTFLCIVGLSGNSLSQWVFLTKIGKKTSTHIYLAHLVTANLLVCSAMPFMGIYFLKGFQWEYQSAQCRVVNFLGTLSMHVSMFVSLLILSWIAISRYATLMKKDSMQETTSCYEKIFYGHLLKKFRQPTFARKLCVYIWALVLGIIIPVTIYYSVVEATEGEETLCYNQRMEVGAMTSQTAGLIGSTFIAFSFLVVVTSYYSFVSHLRKIRTCTSITEKDVTYSSVKRHLLVIQILLIVCFLPYTIFKPIFYVIHKREGCQQLNYLIETKNILTCLASARSSTDPFIFLLLDKTFKKTLYDLFTKSNSPPTQSYS